In Perca fluviatilis chromosome 18, GENO_Pfluv_1.0, whole genome shotgun sequence, one genomic interval encodes:
- the LOC120547319 gene encoding alpha-1-antitrypsin homolog: protein MHGIFASCALSALLLAAAWADHHHHHHGSEHSHEGELNCHKLSSPNADFAFALYKSLNNKTAAGQNIFFSPLGLSTALSVLSTGASGETHRQLFSSLGYSTFTQTQVNEAYEHLFSMHGNSQESQHLDVGNGVAVRSGFSPLEKFLKDVKHYYSADVFNVDFTKSAEAAAEINTFIANKTKDKIKDMVKDLDPDMAIVLINYVYFKGQWKTPFNRDMTRKTDFNVDKTTKVQVDMMIRKGDYDTYWDVDNHTTVIMLPYKGNTSMMIVLPDEGKMKEVEGFINKDYIKHCRDSVSMKYVDLYLPKFSVSADAPLESTLKEMGITDAFENKADFSGMSEVPLKVSKASHKALLSVAEMGTEAASSTILEVVYFSMPRPVRIDKPFLVFILENVTGSILFMGKINNPTAM from the exons ATGCATGGGATCTTTGCTAGTTGTGCGCTCTCAGccctgctgctggctgcagcctgggcagaccaccaccaccaccaccacggcTCTGAACACAGCCACGAGGGAGAGCTGAACTGCCACAAACTGTCCTCTCCCAATGCTGACTTTGCCTTTGCCCTATACAAAAGCCTGAATAACAAAACTGCTGCTGGACAAAACATCTTCTTCTCGCCGCTGGGCCTCTCCACCGCCCTGTCCGTGCTGTCTACAGGGGCCAGTGGTGAGACCCACCGCCAGCTGTTCTCCAGCTTGGGCTACAGCACCTTTACCCAGACCCAGGTCAATGAAGCGTACGAGCATCTTTTCAGCATGCATGGAAACAGCCAGGAGAGCCAGCATCTGGATGTCGGTAACGGCGTGGCCGTGCGCTCCGGCTTCAGTCCTCTGGAGAAGTTCCTGAAGGATGTCAAGCACTACTACTCCGCCGATGTCTTCAACGTCGACTTCACCAAATCCGCCGAGGCTGCAGCTGAAATCAACACGTTCATTGCTAATAAAACAAAGGATAAGATCAAAGATATGGTGAAGGACCTGGACCCTGATATGGCCATTGTGCTTATTAACTATGTCTACTTTAAAG GACAGTGGAAAACACCGTTCAATCGGGACATGACACGCAAGACGGACTTCAATGTGGACAAGACCACCAAAGTTCAGGTGGACATGATGATCAGGAAGGGTGACTACGACACCTACTGGGACGTCGACAACCACACCACGGTCATCATGCTGCCCTACAAGGGCAACACCTCCATGATGATCGTCCTGCCCGATGAAGGCAAGATGAAGGAGGTGGAGGGCTTCATCAACAAGGACTACATCAAGCACTGTCGAGACTCCGTCTCAATGAA ATATGTGGATCTGTACCTGCCAAAGTTTTCAGTCTCTGCTGATGCTCCCCTGGAAAGCACACTCAAAGAAATGGGCATAACCGACGCTTTTGAGAACAAGGCTGATTTCTCTGGCATGTCTGAGGTCCCGCTCAAAGTCTCAAAG GCGTCCCACAAGGCTCTGCTGAGTGTCGCCGAGATGGGAACAGAGGCAGCATCCTCCACCATTCTTGAGGTAGTATACTTCAGTATGCCCCGGCCCGTGAGAATTGACAAACCCTTCTTGGTCTTCATCCTGGAGAACGTCACCGGGAGCATCCTCTTCATGGGCAAGATCAACAACCCCACAGCCATGTAA
- the LOC120547318 gene encoding alpha-1-antitrypsin homolog, translating into MAVKMRGIFASCALSALLLAAAWADHHHHHHGSEHSHEGELSCHKLSSPNADFAFALYKSLNNKTAAGQNIFFSPLGLSTALSVLSTGASGETHRQLFSSLGYSTFTQTQVNEAYEHLFSMHGNSQESQHLDVGNGVAVRSGFSPLEKFLKDVKHYYSADVFNVDLTKPAEAAAEINAFIANKTKDKIKDMVKDLDPDMAMVLINYVYFKGQWKTPFNRVMTHKMDFNVDKTTKVQVDMMIRKDDYDTYWDVDNHTTVVMLPYKGNTSMMIVLPDEGKMKEVEGFINKDYIKHCRESVSMEYVFLYLPKFSISADAPLENTLKEMGITDAFENKADFSGMSEVPLKVSKASHKALLSVAEMGTEAASSTILEMFPVSMTQSVRIDRPFLVFILENVTGSILFMGKINNPTAM; encoded by the exons ATG GCTGTAAAGATGCGTGGGATCTTTGCTAGTTGTGCGCTCTCAGccctgctgctggctgcagcctgggcagaccaccaccaccaccaccacggcTCTGAACACAGCCACGAGGGAGAGCTGAGCTGCCACAAACTGTCCTCTCCCAATGCTGACTTTGCCTTTGCCCTATACAAAAGCCTGAATAACAAAACTGCTGCTGGACAAAACATCTTCTTCTCGCCGCTGGGCCTCTCCACCGCCCTGTCCGTGCTGTCTACAGGGGCCAGTGGTGAGACCCACCGCCAGCTGTTCTCCAGCTTGGGCTACAGCACCTTTACCCAGACCCAGGTCAATGAAGCGTACGAGCATCTTTTCAGCATGCATGGAAACAGCCAGGAGAGCCAGCATCTGGATGTCGGTAACGGCGTGGCCGTGCGCTCCGGCTTCAGTCCTCTGGAGAAGTTCCTGAAGGATGTCAAGCACTACTACTCCGCCGATGTCTTCAACGTCGACCTTACCAAACCTGCCGAGGCTGCAGCTGAAATCAACGCGTTCATTGCTAATAAAACAAAGGATAAGATCAAAGATATGGTGAAGGACCTGGACCCTGATATGGCCATGGTGTTGATCAACTATGTCTACTTTAAAG GACAGTGGAAAACACCGTTCAATCGTGTCATGACACACAAGATGGACTTCAATGTGGACAAGACCACCAAAGTTCAGGTGGACATGATGATCAGGAAGGATGATTACGACACCTACTGGGACGTCGACAACCACACCACGGTCGTCATGCTGCCCTACAAGGGCAACACCTCCATGATGATCGTCCTGCCCGATGAAGGCAAGATGAAGGAGGTGGAGGGCTTCATCAACAAGGACTACATCAAGCACTGTCGAGAATCCGTCTCAATGGA ATATGTGTTTCTGTACCTGCCAAAGTTTTCAATCTCTGCTGATGCTCCCCTGGAAAACACACTGAAAGAAATGGGCATAACCGACGCTTTTGAGAACAAGGCAGATTTCTCTGGCATGTCTGAGGTCCCGCTCAAAGTCTCAAAG GCGTCCCACAAGGCTCTGCTGAGTGTCGCCGAGATGGGAACAGAGGCAGCATCCTCCACCATTCTTGAGATGTTTCCCGTCAGTATGACACAGTCCGTGAGAATTGACAGACCCTTCTTGGTCTTCATCCTGGAGAACGTCACCGGAAGCATCCTCTTCATGGGCAAGATCAACAACCCCACAGCCATGTAA